One genomic region from Ralstonia pseudosolanacearum encodes:
- a CDS encoding DUF2165 family protein — MIDARIAKAGMVLALAAFALIVAYNNVVDFRTNYVFVQHVLSMDTVFPDSTLKSRAIVSEPMWLAAYWLIIVCEAVIGALFLLGGVAMWRARRLPAAAFRRAKALVYAGATLSFLLWFFGFMVVGGEWFLMWQSRTWNGLQSAFRIDLSILGVLIFVNQPDPDAD, encoded by the coding sequence ATGATCGATGCCCGTATCGCCAAGGCAGGCATGGTGCTGGCCTTGGCGGCCTTTGCGCTGATCGTTGCCTACAACAACGTGGTGGATTTCCGCACCAACTACGTCTTCGTCCAGCACGTGCTCAGCATGGACACGGTGTTCCCGGACAGCACGCTCAAGAGCCGGGCCATCGTCTCCGAGCCGATGTGGCTGGCGGCCTATTGGCTGATCATCGTGTGCGAGGCGGTGATCGGGGCACTGTTCCTGCTGGGGGGCGTTGCGATGTGGCGTGCGCGGCGTCTGCCGGCCGCGGCGTTCCGGCGCGCCAAGGCGCTGGTCTACGCGGGGGCCACGCTGAGCTTTCTGTTGTGGTTCTTCGGCTTCATGGTGGTGGGCGGCGAATGGTTTCTGATGTGGCAGTCGCGCACGTGGAACGGCCTCCAGTCGGCATTCCGCATTGATCTGTCGATCCTGGGCGTGCTGATTTTCGTCAATCAGCCGGATCCGGATGCCGACTGA
- the fahA gene encoding fumarylacetoacetase has translation MTARQPSWLTAANTPDTHFPLENLPYGIFSTQPNPSPRAGVALGDQVIDLGALDDAGLLPASARGAFRTGTLNTFIALGRPVWHETRARLQALFSAADTHVQNNATLRSRALVPMAQAVMHLPVDIPGYTDFYSSKEHATNVGRMFRDPDNALLPNWLEIPIGYNGRASSVVVSGTPLHRPLGQIKLPDQPRPVFGACRKLDYELEMAFIVGKPTALGEAIPVDAAPDHLFGMVLLNDWSARDIQQWEYVPLGPFNAKTFGTSISPWIVTMEALEPFRVANPAQSPEPLDYLRQSRPNAYDIALETALRPHGGARTTIARTNFRAMYWTMAQQLAHHTVSGCNVRVGDLMGSGTISGTTPDSYGSLLELTQNGKQPLPLGNGAARAFLEDGDEVVMTGWCQGDGYRVGFGEVRGEILPARSAK, from the coding sequence ATGACCGCACGACAACCGAGCTGGCTCACCGCCGCCAACACCCCCGACACGCATTTCCCGTTGGAGAACCTGCCCTACGGCATCTTCTCCACGCAGCCCAACCCTTCGCCGCGCGCAGGCGTGGCGCTGGGCGACCAGGTGATCGACCTGGGAGCGCTGGACGATGCCGGCCTGCTGCCGGCCTCCGCGCGCGGCGCCTTCCGCACCGGCACGCTCAATACCTTCATCGCGCTGGGCCGGCCGGTGTGGCACGAGACGCGCGCACGCCTGCAGGCGCTGTTCAGCGCCGCAGACACGCACGTGCAGAACAACGCTACCCTGCGCAGCCGCGCGCTGGTGCCGATGGCGCAGGCCGTGATGCACCTGCCCGTCGACATTCCCGGCTACACGGATTTCTATTCGTCCAAGGAGCACGCCACCAACGTCGGCCGCATGTTCCGCGACCCCGACAACGCGCTGCTGCCCAACTGGCTGGAGATTCCCATCGGCTACAACGGCCGCGCCAGCTCGGTGGTGGTCAGCGGCACGCCGCTGCACCGGCCGCTGGGCCAGATCAAGCTGCCGGACCAGCCCCGCCCCGTCTTCGGCGCGTGCCGCAAGCTGGATTACGAGCTGGAGATGGCGTTCATCGTCGGCAAGCCCACTGCGCTGGGCGAAGCGATTCCCGTCGATGCGGCACCGGACCACCTGTTCGGCATGGTGCTGCTCAACGACTGGAGCGCGCGCGACATCCAGCAATGGGAATACGTGCCGCTCGGGCCCTTCAACGCCAAGACCTTCGGCACCTCGATCTCGCCGTGGATCGTGACGATGGAAGCGCTGGAGCCGTTCCGCGTGGCCAACCCGGCGCAATCGCCCGAGCCGCTGGACTACCTGCGCCAGTCGCGGCCCAACGCCTACGACATCGCCCTGGAGACCGCGCTGCGCCCGCACGGCGGCGCGCGCACCACCATCGCGCGCACCAACTTCCGCGCCATGTACTGGACCATGGCGCAGCAGCTGGCCCACCACACCGTGTCCGGCTGCAACGTGCGCGTGGGCGACCTGATGGGCTCCGGCACCATCAGCGGCACCACGCCCGATTCGTACGGCAGCCTGCTCGAGCTGACCCAGAACGGCAAGCAGCCGCTGCCGCTCGGCAACGGCGCCGCGCGCGCCTTCCTCGAAGACGGCGATGAGGTCGTCATGACGGGCTGGTGCCAGGGCGACGGCTATCGCGTCGGCTTCGGCGAGGTGCGCGGTGAAATCCTGCCGGCCCGCAGCGCCAAGTAA
- a CDS encoding acyl-CoA dehydrogenase family protein, with the protein MALDDESFGLLQPAVQRFIRERLVPAENILEEEDEVPAGIVADMKDMGLFGLSIPEAYGGIGLSMAQECEVVYDLGHTSFAFRSVFGTNVGIGSQGILMDGTEAQKAAYLPHIASGELIISFALTEPNAGSDAAALQTRATPDGDHYVINGTKRFITNAPRAGAFTLMARTGAEGAGGISAFIVPADTPGITLGKPDKKMGQRGTKTCDVMLDNVRVPAANIIGGVAGQGFKTAMKVLDRGRLHISALACGMAHRLITDAVAYARERRQFGQPIADFQLIQAMLADSQTELYAGLSMVRDCARRYDAKPAAKPDHEVSMLASCAKLFCTEMVGRVADRAVQIHGGAGYVAEYKVERFYRDVRLLRLYEGTTQIQQLIIAKHLLRDGAGAAGV; encoded by the coding sequence ATGGCATTGGACGACGAATCCTTCGGCCTGCTGCAGCCAGCGGTGCAGCGATTCATCCGGGAGCGGCTGGTGCCGGCCGAGAACATCCTCGAAGAGGAAGACGAGGTGCCCGCCGGCATCGTCGCGGACATGAAAGACATGGGGCTGTTCGGCCTGTCGATCCCCGAGGCGTACGGCGGCATCGGCCTGTCGATGGCGCAGGAGTGCGAGGTGGTGTACGACCTCGGCCATACGTCGTTCGCGTTCCGCTCGGTGTTCGGCACCAACGTCGGCATCGGGTCGCAGGGCATCCTGATGGACGGCACCGAGGCGCAAAAGGCAGCGTATCTGCCGCACATCGCCAGCGGCGAACTCATCATTTCGTTCGCGCTGACCGAGCCGAACGCGGGGTCGGACGCGGCCGCGCTGCAGACGCGCGCCACGCCCGACGGCGACCACTACGTCATCAACGGCACCAAGCGCTTCATCACCAACGCGCCGCGCGCGGGCGCCTTCACGTTGATGGCGCGTACCGGCGCGGAGGGCGCGGGCGGCATCTCGGCCTTCATCGTGCCGGCCGATACGCCCGGCATCACGCTCGGCAAGCCCGACAAGAAGATGGGCCAGCGCGGCACCAAGACCTGCGACGTGATGCTGGACAACGTGCGCGTGCCGGCCGCCAACATCATCGGCGGTGTGGCGGGGCAGGGCTTCAAGACGGCGATGAAGGTGCTGGACCGGGGGCGCTTGCACATCTCGGCGCTGGCTTGCGGCATGGCGCACCGGCTGATCACCGATGCGGTGGCCTATGCCAGGGAGCGCCGGCAGTTCGGTCAGCCGATCGCCGATTTCCAGCTGATCCAGGCCATGCTGGCCGACAGCCAGACCGAGCTGTACGCGGGCCTGTCCATGGTGCGCGATTGCGCGCGCCGCTACGACGCCAAGCCCGCCGCCAAGCCGGACCACGAGGTCAGCATGCTGGCCTCCTGCGCCAAGCTGTTCTGCACCGAGATGGTCGGCCGCGTGGCGGACCGTGCCGTGCAGATCCATGGCGGCGCGGGCTACGTCGCCGAGTACAAGGTGGAGCGCTTCTACCGTGACGTGCGCCTGCTGCGGCTGTACGAGGGGACGACGCAGATCCAGCAACTGATCATCGCGAAGCACCTGCTGCGGGATGGAGCCGGCGCCGCCGGTGTTTGA
- the hmgA gene encoding homogentisate 1,2-dioxygenase has translation MNMLAPATKNAFTPAPPDRPAYQSGFGNEFATEALPGALPHGQNSPQQAPYGLYAEQLSGTAFTAPRAHNRRAWLYRIRPAAVHLPFAPIAQDRFHSDFHALPPSPNQLRWDPLPAPAAGTDFIDGIVTFAGNGGPDAQTGCGIHLYAANASMTDRFFYNADGELLIVPQQGRLRLLTELGVLDVEPLEIAVIPRGVRFRVELPDGEARGYLCENFGALFRLPDLGVIGSNGLANPRDFLTPHAWYEDREGDFELVAKFHGNLWRAPIGHSPLDVVAWHGNYAPYKYDLRLFNTIGSISYDHPDPSIFLVLQSVSDTPGVDAIDFVIFPPRWLAMEHSFRPPWFHRNIASEFMGLIQGVYDAKAEGFVPGGASLHNCMTGHGPDAETFEKASHTDTTTPLKVEATMAFMFETRAVIRPTRFAAESAQLQARYFECWQGLKKHFDPAKR, from the coding sequence ATGAACATGCTTGCTCCCGCGACCAAGAACGCCTTCACCCCCGCGCCGCCGGACCGGCCCGCCTACCAGAGCGGCTTCGGCAACGAGTTCGCCACCGAGGCGCTGCCGGGCGCGCTGCCGCACGGCCAGAATTCGCCGCAGCAGGCGCCGTATGGTCTGTATGCCGAGCAACTGTCCGGCACGGCGTTCACCGCGCCGCGCGCGCACAACCGCCGCGCGTGGCTGTACCGCATCCGCCCGGCCGCCGTGCATCTGCCGTTCGCGCCCATCGCGCAGGACCGCTTCCACAGCGACTTCCACGCCCTGCCCCCGTCGCCCAACCAACTGCGCTGGGACCCGCTGCCCGCGCCGGCCGCCGGCACGGACTTCATCGACGGCATCGTCACCTTTGCCGGCAACGGCGGGCCGGATGCGCAGACCGGCTGCGGCATCCACCTCTACGCCGCCAACGCGTCGATGACCGACCGCTTCTTCTACAACGCCGACGGCGAACTGCTGATCGTGCCGCAGCAAGGCCGGCTGCGCCTGCTGACCGAGCTGGGCGTGCTCGACGTCGAACCGCTGGAAATCGCCGTGATCCCGCGCGGCGTGCGCTTTCGCGTGGAGCTGCCGGACGGCGAGGCGCGCGGCTATCTCTGCGAGAACTTCGGCGCGCTCTTCCGCCTGCCCGACCTGGGCGTGATCGGCTCGAACGGCCTGGCCAACCCGCGCGACTTCCTCACGCCGCACGCCTGGTACGAAGACCGCGAGGGCGATTTCGAGCTCGTCGCCAAGTTCCACGGCAACCTGTGGCGCGCGCCGATCGGGCACTCGCCGCTGGACGTGGTGGCCTGGCACGGCAACTACGCGCCGTACAAGTACGACCTGCGCCTGTTCAACACCATCGGCTCGATCAGCTACGACCACCCGGACCCGTCGATCTTCCTGGTGCTGCAGAGCGTGTCCGACACGCCGGGCGTGGACGCCATCGACTTCGTCATCTTTCCGCCGCGCTGGCTGGCGATGGAGCATTCGTTCCGCCCGCCCTGGTTCCACCGCAACATCGCCAGCGAGTTCATGGGCCTGATCCAGGGCGTGTACGACGCCAAGGCCGAGGGCTTCGTGCCGGGCGGCGCGAGCCTGCACAACTGCATGACGGGCCACGGCCCCGATGCCGAGACCTTCGAGAAAGCCAGTCATACCGACACGACCACGCCGCTCAAGGTGGAGGCGACGATGGCCTTCATGTTCGAGACCCGCGCCGTGATCCGCCCGACACGTTTCGCGGCCGAATCGGCGCAACTGCAGGCCAGGTACTTCGAGTGCTGGCAGGGCCTGAAGAAGCATTTCGACCCGGCCAAGCGCTGA
- a CDS encoding FMN-binding negative transcriptional regulator → MYVPTHFDESRPEVLQALIADYPLGTLVTHGKSGLDANHIPFLLNADEGRLGVLHAHVARANPVWQDVADGDEVLVIFHAGDAYISPNWYPSKAEHHQHVPTWNYRVVHAHGRIAIRDDERFVRSVLARLTRTHEASQPVPWKMADAPADYVSALLKEIVGIEIEITRLVGKAKLSQNREARDARGAATALKASGKDVIGDAMLACLAEKRE, encoded by the coding sequence ATGTACGTCCCCACCCACTTCGATGAATCGCGCCCGGAAGTGCTCCAGGCGCTCATTGCGGACTATCCGCTCGGTACCCTGGTCACCCACGGCAAGAGCGGGCTCGACGCCAACCACATCCCGTTCCTGCTGAACGCCGACGAAGGCCGGCTCGGGGTGCTGCATGCGCACGTCGCGCGCGCCAATCCGGTCTGGCAGGACGTGGCCGACGGCGACGAGGTGCTGGTCATCTTCCATGCGGGCGATGCCTATATCTCGCCGAACTGGTATCCGAGCAAGGCTGAGCATCACCAGCATGTGCCGACGTGGAACTACCGCGTGGTGCATGCGCACGGGCGCATCGCTATCCGCGACGACGAGCGCTTCGTGCGCAGCGTACTGGCCCGCCTGACGCGCACGCATGAAGCATCCCAGCCCGTGCCCTGGAAGATGGCGGATGCGCCGGCGGACTATGTCAGCGCGCTGCTCAAGGAGATCGTGGGGATCGAGATCGAAATCACGCGCCTGGTCGGCAAGGCCAAGCTCAGCCAGAACCGGGAAGCCCGCGACGCCCGGGGTGCCGCGACGGCACTGAAGGCGTCGGGCAAGGACGTCATCGGCGACGCGATGCTGGCGTGCCTGGCCGAAAAGAGGGAATGA